A single window of Persephonella sp. DNA harbors:
- a CDS encoding ATP-binding protein has protein sequence MAKSAEEAIKKVNGKHLYFEDETYYWVAKQEGIEKVLKPLPQGQVEERLLNGNFPKKYIKAIFQKEKRKTKALEETLKSQKPVVLSGNAGIGKTFACIYKIAKLLQEYKINSPLYVSLQNFDINEIRKIYEQADCYLVDDFNPNLNEWERKFATEIIYHAYNTDKLLFVTTNASFKDLANFISEEPVISRLLEMCEIKQIKDKDLRVKRR, from the coding sequence ATGGCAAAAAGTGCAGAAGAAGCAATCAAAAAAGTAAACGGTAAGCATTTATACTTTGAAGATGAAACATACTACTGGGTAGCAAAACAAGAAGGAATAGAAAAAGTTTTAAAGCCTCTACCTCAAGGGCAGGTAGAAGAAAGACTGTTGAATGGAAACTTTCCAAAGAAATACATAAAAGCAATATTTCAGAAAGAAAAAAGAAAAACAAAAGCCCTTGAGGAAACCCTCAAGAGCCAAAAACCGGTAGTTCTGTCAGGAAATGCAGGAATAGGGAAAACATTTGCCTGTATATACAAAATAGCAAAACTGCTTCAGGAATACAAAATCAACTCTCCATTATATGTATCTTTACAAAATTTTGACATAAACGAGATAAGAAAAATATACGAACAAGCCGACTGCTATCTTGTAGACGATTTCAATCCAAACCTGAACGAATGGGAAAGAAAGTTTGCTACAGAAATAATTTACCACGCATACAACACAGACAAGTTGTTATTTGTTACCACAAATGCCAGTTTTAAAGACCTTGCAAATTTTATTTCAGAAGAACCAGTCATCTCAAGATTGCTTGAAATGTGCGAAATCAAACAAATCAAGGATAAAGACCTGAGAGTAAAAAGGAGATAA
- a CDS encoding HU family DNA-binding protein, with protein MTYKELKVQVSKNAQVPYETADRVVEEVFQTIKSALRKGERLQIPMFGVFYIKTRKPRKVRTYHEKTKQLPFRRIPAFAPALALKHEIESNTFKED; from the coding sequence ATGACTTACAAAGAGTTAAAGGTGCAGGTTTCAAAAAACGCTCAGGTCCCTTATGAAACAGCGGACCGTGTTGTAGAGGAAGTATTTCAAACCATTAAGTCTGCCCTGAGAAAAGGAGAGCGGCTGCAAATTCCTATGTTTGGAGTGTTTTATATAAAAACACGGAAACCCCGTAAAGTAAGGACTTATCACGAAAAAACAAAGCAGCTGCCATTTAGGAGAATTCCTGCATTTGCCCCGGCTTTAGCCTTAAAACACGAAATTGAATCAAATACGTTTAAGGAGGATTAA
- a CDS encoding HK97 gp10 family phage protein gives MAGTFGFDKFHKFLDRKVKEFKEKERRFLKEAAARAEKYAKEEVPVDTGHLRRSIKVEIGDNWSAVGTNVEYAPAQERGAIIRPVKAKFLAIPVSKKIKKQTEKYGSPRAFIDALKKQGYSIFVEDGVIKASKKKKVISLFALRKQTKIEGKHFLKNAKIKVIQEIPEIIRGL, from the coding sequence ATGGCAGGAACTTTTGGATTTGATAAATTTCATAAGTTTTTAGACAGGAAAGTTAAAGAATTCAAAGAAAAAGAAAGAAGATTTCTAAAAGAAGCTGCTGCACGGGCAGAAAAATATGCAAAAGAAGAGGTTCCCGTTGATACAGGACATCTAAGAAGAAGTATAAAAGTAGAAATAGGAGATAACTGGTCTGCAGTTGGAACTAATGTGGAATATGCACCTGCACAGGAGAGAGGGGCAATAATAAGACCAGTTAAGGCAAAATTCCTTGCAATTCCTGTAAGTAAAAAAATAAAAAAGCAAACAGAAAAGTATGGTTCTCCAAGGGCTTTTATAGATGCTCTTAAAAAACAAGGATACAGCATTTTTGTTGAAGATGGTGTGATAAAGGCATCAAAAAAGAAAAAAGTTATTTCATTGTTTGCCCTAAGAAAGCAAACAAAAATAGAAGGAAAACACTTCCTTAAAAATGCAAAAATTAAAGTAATTCAAGAAATTCCTGAAATAATCAGAGGGTTATAA
- a CDS encoding lytic transglycosylase domain-containing protein, which translates to MKKIGRYYLFAGIMLAILFSSCSTKKVNTEKTYIIPKKDKTYVIIKKEDQTRVKVIKNSEKNSLPKEPVVIKSDETVHIDKEDEGILYEEFINLGLRVPKYSDLEDYLYFYGVKNRAWTEAALNRANFYMPMIKSIFKQYGLPEELAYLPVVESGYDPFATSYSGAAGIWQFVRTTGRRFGLRINRYVDERRDPYKSTIAAAKYLKHLYGIFKRWDLVLAAYNCGEGCVLSRMDNPFANFWDIKYDLPDQTQKYVPKFLAVVLIAKHPEKYGIRIRRTNIYYVKTQRAPITASLSYIARNLRIDYRLLKKYNAHFRRNVAIRGYNLNIPYKTLAQKKLFLKRVSYIKRKRYRYHKVKKGDTLYRISRKYGISIEKIKKINKIRGSLIKPGMVLKIPLKEVSYRR; encoded by the coding sequence ATGAAAAAAATCGGCCGGTATTATCTTTTTGCAGGGATAATGCTGGCCATTCTGTTTTCTTCCTGTAGCACAAAAAAAGTAAATACAGAAAAAACTTATATAATTCCCAAAAAAGATAAAACCTATGTGATTATCAAAAAAGAAGACCAGACCCGCGTAAAAGTTATCAAAAATTCTGAAAAAAATTCACTTCCTAAAGAACCTGTAGTTATAAAATCAGATGAAACTGTTCATATAGACAAAGAAGACGAAGGTATTTTATACGAAGAATTTATTAATTTGGGGTTGAGAGTTCCAAAATATTCAGACCTTGAAGATTATTTATATTTTTACGGTGTTAAAAATAGAGCATGGACAGAAGCAGCATTAAACAGAGCTAATTTTTATATGCCTATGATAAAAAGTATTTTCAAACAGTATGGTTTACCGGAGGAATTAGCATATCTACCTGTTGTAGAAAGTGGATATGACCCATTTGCCACCTCATATTCAGGGGCAGCAGGAATATGGCAGTTTGTAAGGACGACAGGTAGAAGATTTGGCCTTAGGATAAACAGATATGTAGATGAAAGAAGAGACCCATATAAATCAACCATTGCAGCAGCTAAATATCTAAAACATTTATATGGAATTTTTAAAAGATGGGATTTAGTCCTTGCTGCTTATAACTGTGGTGAAGGATGTGTTCTCAGTAGAATGGATAATCCGTTTGCAAATTTCTGGGACATAAAATATGACCTTCCAGACCAAACTCAAAAATATGTCCCAAAATTTTTGGCTGTTGTATTAATTGCAAAACATCCTGAAAAATACGGAATTAGGATAAGAAGAACTAATATATACTATGTAAAAACCCAGAGAGCACCGATAACAGCATCACTCAGCTATATTGCCAGAAACCTAAGAATAGATTATAGACTGCTTAAAAAATACAATGCGCATTTTAGAAGGAACGTTGCAATAAGAGGATATAATCTTAATATTCCATATAAAACTTTAGCACAGAAAAAATTATTCTTAAAAAGAGTTAGTTATATAAAAAGAAAAAGATACAGGTATCATAAGGTTAAGAAAGGAGATACCCTTTATAGAATTTCCAGAAAGTATGGGATTTCCATTGAAAAAATCAAAAAAATCAATAAAATAAGAGGGAGTTTAATAAAACCAGGAATGGTTTTAAAAATACCCTTAAAAGAGGTTTCATATCGTAGATGA
- a CDS encoding phage portal protein, with protein MGFFDIFKTPLRKVPSLIDSFWSKVAEDDYSQLDPEKLKQYYREEFFVKAITNISASFIFADGFSIKSEDPEAQKILQKIWNNNLEEVQSAGRDASLFGNAYLFIGYNNGIDIMTIFPGKVSIIPNPADIRDYREILITHIINQDLQGVIQSKITTRLTPEYIETYQDDKLTEKQPNKIKEIPVIHIAYDRFAGELYGTGDITEATIKAIKAYSDTIEAARKNLKYHGTPTPVIITRDTETAEKQIKNWDMNKALLLPEDSEAKFLESSRPFGELKDFLEILFYNIVILSETPEFLLGAHTPSSLASVKEQMHPIIRKTKRRQLIWKQAIQDANRIILKLLELNEGYKFSTYETEVEFPEPYKKDLKDVVDSISKLVAAGIINEEQAKAIIDDYLPQLVEVNNEDTDYNPEQNWQEENA; from the coding sequence ATGGGATTTTTTGATATATTCAAAACTCCACTGAGAAAAGTTCCTTCTTTGATAGACTCTTTCTGGAGTAAAGTTGCAGAAGATGATTACTCCCAGCTTGACCCTGAAAAGCTAAAACAGTATTACAGGGAAGAATTTTTTGTAAAAGCTATAACAAATATATCAGCATCGTTTATTTTTGCAGATGGATTTTCTATAAAAAGTGAAGACCCAGAAGCCCAAAAGATCCTTCAAAAAATCTGGAATAACAACTTAGAAGAAGTTCAATCTGCCGGTAGAGATGCTTCACTTTTTGGAAATGCTTACCTGTTTATAGGATATAACAACGGCATTGACATTATGACAATCTTTCCCGGTAAAGTTTCTATAATTCCAAATCCTGCAGACATAAGAGATTACAGGGAAATTTTAATCACACACATAATTAATCAGGACTTGCAGGGTGTTATTCAATCCAAAATAACAACAAGATTAACTCCAGAATATATAGAAACTTACCAGGACGATAAGCTTACTGAAAAACAACCTAACAAAATAAAAGAAATTCCGGTTATTCATATTGCTTATGACAGATTTGCAGGGGAATTATATGGAACCGGAGATATAACAGAAGCTACTATAAAAGCCATTAAGGCTTACAGCGATACAATAGAAGCTGCAAGAAAAAACCTTAAATATCACGGAACACCAACTCCGGTTATCATCACAAGAGACACAGAAACAGCAGAAAAACAGATAAAAAACTGGGATATGAATAAAGCATTACTTCTCCCAGAAGATAGTGAAGCTAAATTCTTAGAAAGTTCCAGACCATTCGGAGAGCTTAAAGACTTCCTTGAAATACTTTTTTACAACATCGTGATACTATCTGAAACTCCAGAGTTCCTTTTAGGAGCTCATACTCCTTCCTCTCTTGCTTCAGTAAAAGAACAAATGCATCCAATAATCAGAAAAACAAAAAGAAGACAGCTTATATGGAAACAGGCTATTCAGGATGCAAACAGAATTATACTCAAGTTATTAGAACTAAACGAAGGATATAAATTCAGTACCTACGAAACAGAAGTAGAATTTCCTGAACCTTACAAAAAAGACCTCAAAGATGTGGTTGACAGTATTTCAAAACTTGTGGCAGCGGGAATAATCAACGAAGAACAAGCAAAAGCAATCATTGATGATTATCTTCCACAGCTTGTAGAAGTAAATAACGAAGATACAGACTATAATCCAGAACAAAATTGGCAAGAGGAAAATGCGTAA
- the panD gene encoding aspartate 1-decarboxylase produces MRRTVLKSKIHRITITGADLHYEGSLTLDEAIMEAANLVPFEKVEVFNINNGNRFSTYVIPGARYSGECILNGAAARLGHSGDLIIIVSYADVEDDELKDFKVNLVYIDDENNIKEHKVAGVFSEEAKEIALRNKNLIKD; encoded by the coding sequence ATGAGAAGAACAGTTTTAAAATCAAAAATACACAGAATTACAATTACAGGGGCTGACCTTCATTATGAAGGTTCTTTAACACTTGATGAGGCTATAATGGAGGCTGCCAACCTTGTTCCATTTGAAAAAGTTGAGGTGTTCAATATTAACAATGGGAACAGATTTTCTACCTATGTTATTCCCGGAGCAAGATACAGCGGGGAATGTATTCTCAACGGTGCAGCTGCAAGACTGGGACACTCTGGAGACCTTATTATAATCGTGTCGTATGCAGATGTAGAAGACGATGAACTGAAAGATTTCAAAGTAAACTTGGTTTACATTGATGACGAAAATAATATAAAAGAGCATAAAGTAGCAGGTGTTTTTTCCGAAGAGGCAAAGGAAATAGCACTTAGAAATAAAAATCTTATAAAGGATTAA
- the argB gene encoding acetylglutamate kinase, producing MERLVEKAETLMEALPFITKFRGKTFVIKYGGNAMAKADLKAAFAQDILMLKYIGINPVIVHGGGPQIGEVLKRMGLESKFVGGLRVTDRETMEVVEMVLGGLVNKNIVMLINRYAGGHIRAVGLTGKDGGLIRAKKLDAEEYFRQMGDFRPTELIDLGHVGEVDFVDVQILKHLEEDNYIPVIAPIGFDAQGNAYNINADFVAAAIAGALKAEKVIFLTDIEGLKDENGQTISSINIAKINQMIEEGTIKDGMIPKVKACINALQQGVKKAHILDGRIPHCVLLEIFTSEGIGTEIVVEIS from the coding sequence ATGGAAAGGCTTGTTGAAAAAGCAGAGACATTAATGGAAGCCCTGCCATTTATCACGAAATTTAGAGGAAAAACATTCGTCATAAAATACGGTGGAAATGCAATGGCAAAAGCAGACCTTAAAGCCGCTTTTGCCCAGGATATATTAATGCTTAAGTATATAGGGATAAACCCTGTAATTGTTCACGGTGGAGGTCCACAAATAGGCGAAGTCCTGAAAAGGATGGGACTTGAATCAAAGTTTGTCGGAGGCCTTAGAGTTACTGACAGAGAAACAATGGAAGTTGTTGAAATGGTTTTAGGGGGGCTTGTTAACAAAAATATTGTGATGCTTATAAATAGATACGCAGGTGGACATATAAGGGCTGTTGGTCTCACAGGAAAAGATGGTGGACTTATAAGAGCCAAAAAATTAGATGCAGAAGAATATTTCAGGCAGATGGGAGATTTCAGGCCTACAGAGCTAATAGACCTTGGTCATGTAGGAGAGGTGGATTTTGTTGATGTCCAGATTTTGAAACATCTTGAAGAGGATAACTATATTCCTGTTATAGCACCTATAGGATTTGATGCACAGGGGAACGCATATAACATAAATGCTGATTTTGTAGCTGCAGCAATTGCAGGAGCATTGAAGGCAGAAAAGGTAATATTTTTGACAGATATAGAAGGATTAAAAGACGAAAACGGCCAGACAATTTCTTCAATAAATATTGCAAAAATAAATCAGATGATAGAAGAGGGAACAATAAAAGATGGAATGATTCCAAAGGTAAAAGCCTGTATAAATGCCTTACAACAGGGTGTCAAAAAAGCCCATATCCTTGACGGTAGAATTCCCCACTGCGTTCTTCTTGAGATTTTCACTTCAGAAGGAATCGGAACAGAGATTGTAGTTGAAATTTCCTGA
- a CDS encoding AAA family ATPase → MQVKTHAFEELEKVVLMLRKTIKDNKQGLAVVSANYGVGKTEAAKMLSKQYHDVFYMKVSQTLDTPSKFTRELARVLGSAISRSYQETLEFLSTYLEATGQSPIVILDEAQRLLSKRTLMGEIKDVFEEFPIRFALLGDLDLLKHMGKYPALNKRVIIRKSLAPISEKTVRQLADHYKIRTDENLLKIAKQRNWTTIEIDRLLYYAKGMKLEQLSEKEIKKLIKAVEVSI, encoded by the coding sequence ATGCAAGTGAAAACACACGCTTTTGAAGAGCTTGAAAAAGTTGTATTAATGCTCAGGAAAACAATAAAAGACAACAAGCAAGGGCTTGCAGTAGTGTCTGCAAACTACGGAGTAGGAAAAACAGAAGCAGCAAAAATGCTTTCAAAACAGTATCACGACGTTTTTTACATGAAAGTATCACAAACACTTGACACACCTTCAAAGTTTACAAGAGAACTTGCAAGAGTATTAGGCTCTGCAATCTCCAGAAGCTATCAAGAAACACTTGAATTTTTATCAACATACCTTGAAGCAACAGGACAAAGCCCGATAGTAATTTTAGACGAAGCTCAAAGGCTCTTGTCAAAAAGAACCTTAATGGGAGAAATAAAAGACGTATTTGAAGAGTTTCCAATCAGGTTTGCACTTCTTGGAGACCTTGACCTTTTAAAACACATGGGAAAATATCCAGCATTAAACAAAAGAGTAATAATCAGAAAATCCCTTGCTCCAATATCAGAAAAAACAGTTAGACAGCTTGCAGACCACTACAAAATAAGAACAGATGAAAACCTTCTAAAAATAGCAAAGCAGAGAAACTGGACAACAATAGAAATTGACAGGCTTCTATACTACGCAAAAGGAATGAAGCTTGAACAATTGTCAGAAAAAGAAATCAAAAAATTAATAAAAGCAGTAGAGGTATCAATATGA
- a CDS encoding DUF2190 family protein, producing the protein MLRYDRDDRVLVKNTGTSDIPANSLVKVGNWVGVAYTDIPAGQEGIIMTRGVFELPVADPSVAIASGELLQYDGNGGVKPYDSADTTNPKIGKAFTDKAAGENTVLITLMPELY; encoded by the coding sequence ATGCTTAGGTATGATAGAGACGACAGAGTTTTAGTTAAAAACACTGGAACTTCTGATATTCCAGCAAATTCTCTTGTGAAAGTTGGAAACTGGGTAGGAGTTGCTTATACAGACATTCCGGCAGGACAAGAAGGAATAATTATGACAAGAGGTGTTTTTGAACTTCCTGTAGCAGACCCATCGGTTGCAATAGCATCAGGGGAGTTGCTTCAGTATGACGGAAACGGTGGTGTAAAACCTTATGATTCTGCTGATACCACAAACCCTAAAATAGGAAAAGCTTTTACAGATAAAGCCGCCGGCGAAAATACCGTGCTAATAACACTTATGCCAGAACTTTACTAA
- the ispG gene encoding flavodoxin-dependent (E)-4-hydroxy-3-methylbut-2-enyl-diphosphate synthase has protein sequence MINRRKTRPVFVGDVKIGDGAPVIVQSMTDTKTHDIEATLNQINRLYEAGCEIIRVAAPTEKDAQALPEIVKRSPIPVIADIHFSPRIAFLALESGIHGIRLNPGNINDKGKIKEILQECKKKNIAVRLGVNSGSLEERLLEKYGYPSGEALAESALDWSEFFESVGFTNFKVSIKGSDVLQNIQANQIFAEKTDIPLHIGITEAGPAGKGSIKSAVGLGILLYMGIGDTIRVSLTADPVEEVKVAYQILQSLGLRRKGIEIISCPTCGRIEVNLSEVVKKVEEKLEGEDLPIKVAIMGCVVNAIGEAREADIGLACGNKSAILFKKGQPLKRVSEEEMVDQLLEEIQKMKEEENGGA, from the coding sequence ATGATAAACAGGAGAAAGACAAGGCCGGTATTTGTAGGCGATGTAAAAATCGGTGATGGTGCTCCTGTTATAGTCCAATCAATGACCGATACCAAAACCCATGATATAGAAGCCACCCTCAACCAGATAAATCGTTTATATGAAGCTGGCTGTGAAATAATTAGGGTTGCTGCACCGACAGAAAAAGATGCACAGGCACTTCCGGAAATAGTAAAAAGGAGCCCAATTCCGGTAATTGCAGATATACATTTTTCACCGAGAATTGCATTTTTAGCACTGGAAAGCGGAATACATGGAATAAGGCTTAATCCTGGAAATATTAATGATAAAGGCAAAATAAAAGAAATACTTCAGGAATGCAAAAAGAAAAATATAGCCGTAAGATTAGGAGTTAATTCAGGTTCACTGGAAGAAAGACTCCTTGAAAAATACGGATACCCTTCAGGAGAAGCACTTGCAGAAAGTGCATTGGACTGGTCAGAATTTTTTGAAAGCGTAGGTTTTACCAATTTCAAAGTATCAATAAAAGGCTCTGATGTTCTCCAGAATATTCAGGCAAATCAGATATTTGCAGAAAAAACAGATATCCCATTACATATAGGAATAACAGAAGCAGGACCTGCAGGAAAAGGTTCTATAAAATCTGCAGTAGGACTGGGAATTTTGCTTTATATGGGAATAGGAGATACGATTAGAGTTTCCCTAACAGCAGATCCTGTTGAAGAAGTAAAAGTTGCCTATCAGATACTCCAGTCTTTAGGTCTTAGAAGAAAAGGAATAGAGATAATTTCCTGTCCAACATGTGGAAGAATAGAGGTTAATCTATCTGAAGTTGTCAAAAAAGTTGAAGAAAAGCTTGAAGGTGAAGACTTGCCAATAAAAGTGGCAATAATGGGCTGTGTTGTAAACGCAATAGGAGAAGCAAGGGAAGCGGATATCGGACTTGCCTGTGGAAATAAATCAGCAATCCTTTTCAAAAAAGGGCAACCTTTAAAAAGGGTTTCAGAAGAAGAAATGGTTGATCAATTACTTGAAGAAATCCAGAAGATGAAAGAGGAGGAAAATGGAGGAGCTTAA
- a CDS encoding phage tail tape measure protein produces MFGTDDIFRIGVVFEAIDKLSKPLKHIEKVSEETQKALESLYASSKKLANIGKDLAILGGSITAAFTLPVASAIQLEKQVYEFNKVVGASESELSKYTEAFMKMSSQIPIATDEIFALSASLSQMGIPKEQLIEFTEMVSKAAFAFDMLPEEAGKAFGEIKNAFAIPTIEALRDVGDTINYLSNTMGAAATDIIDILRRVGATAKAFGIEAKYAAVFGAVIKEAGISAEETATSFRTLLTRTQAMDKGFLNVLSAIGMTKDEFMKLKQQNPSEALIKVLDAVKRLDSTKQTQLLKEWVGLEHVGKIQILVNNLDRLKDKIKEVQGGAQAGSMQQEFEALTKSTAAQLQLLWNNIKNIASLIGSVFLPPLNMMIQAFSAILSPIATFINHHKTLASVILLPIGAFGILTLAVGALLGTIGLLGMGITKGILSFINLKSEIIELSSILKKELIPSLNVAIAKLNLSSGVSTFSKTAFMALTNSIKTSVIALRSLTVAAISFIFTPIGAVLTGIAIAGYLVYKNWDKVKGLFKAIYNFLYLDRIKAFWMGLKEGFSDISNALKPLKDAFSNLAKALEPVFQTIAKVFGFKYSPDNNAFIAFARIGILVGKGLVTIISIIANRIAEFINFVAAAVRFGIKIVNTIVDAFEKVKSYLKNFNLFDIGRNIIEGLLAGIKSTVSKPVEAVKNVAKDIVGGIKSFLGIQSPSKVFAEIGLFTLEGLKIGFLKKEKEIFKLFSDFAVNLKNPFKEKNEPDIPSPMKNVNKSESKSVTVIIKQLVINTQAKNAKEIAQEIPKEIEKLDWGTLAENI; encoded by the coding sequence ATGTTTGGAACCGATGATATATTCAGAATTGGAGTTGTTTTTGAAGCTATTGATAAGCTATCCAAACCTTTAAAGCATATAGAAAAAGTTTCTGAAGAAACACAAAAGGCATTAGAAAGTCTTTACGCAAGCTCTAAAAAGCTTGCAAATATTGGTAAAGACCTTGCTATATTAGGAGGAAGTATCACAGCAGCTTTTACCCTACCCGTTGCCTCAGCTATTCAGCTTGAAAAACAGGTTTATGAGTTTAATAAAGTTGTGGGAGCTTCAGAATCCGAACTTTCAAAATACACAGAAGCTTTTATGAAAATGTCTTCTCAAATTCCAATAGCAACAGACGAGATATTTGCATTATCTGCTTCTCTTTCCCAGATGGGAATTCCTAAAGAGCAACTTATAGAATTTACAGAAATGGTATCAAAAGCTGCTTTTGCCTTTGATATGCTTCCAGAAGAAGCAGGAAAAGCATTTGGAGAAATCAAAAATGCATTTGCTATACCAACAATAGAAGCTTTAAGAGATGTTGGTGATACTATTAACTACCTTTCCAATACAATGGGTGCAGCTGCAACAGATATTATTGATATTCTCAGGAGAGTTGGTGCTACAGCAAAAGCATTCGGTATAGAAGCAAAATATGCAGCGGTATTTGGAGCGGTTATTAAAGAAGCAGGTATTTCTGCAGAAGAAACAGCAACTTCTTTCAGAACACTTTTAACCAGAACTCAAGCAATGGATAAGGGATTCTTAAATGTTCTGTCTGCTATTGGAATGACTAAAGATGAATTTATGAAACTAAAGCAACAGAACCCTTCAGAGGCTCTTATTAAAGTCTTAGATGCAGTAAAAAGACTGGACTCAACAAAACAAACACAACTTTTAAAAGAATGGGTCGGTCTTGAACATGTTGGTAAAATACAAATCCTTGTAAATAATCTTGATAGACTGAAAGACAAAATAAAAGAGGTTCAAGGTGGAGCTCAAGCAGGTTCTATGCAGCAAGAATTTGAAGCATTAACAAAATCTACAGCTGCACAGCTCCAGCTACTCTGGAATAACATAAAAAACATAGCATCTTTAATAGGGTCTGTGTTTTTACCACCACTCAATATGATGATACAGGCTTTCAGTGCTATTCTTTCACCAATAGCTACATTCATAAATCACCATAAAACATTAGCTTCTGTCATTCTCTTGCCAATAGGAGCATTTGGAATTTTGACTTTGGCTGTAGGAGCACTTCTTGGAACTATCGGTTTACTTGGAATGGGGATAACAAAAGGGATTTTAAGCTTTATAAATTTAAAGTCTGAAATTATTGAGCTTAGCAGTATTCTGAAAAAAGAATTAATTCCTTCTCTTAATGTCGCTATCGCTAAACTTAATCTATCTTCTGGGGTATCTACATTTTCAAAAACAGCTTTTATGGCATTAACAAACAGTATCAAAACATCAGTAATTGCTTTAAGAAGTTTAACAGTGGCTGCTATTAGCTTTATCTTTACTCCAATAGGTGCGGTTCTAACAGGAATAGCTATAGCAGGTTATCTGGTTTATAAAAACTGGGACAAAGTAAAAGGACTGTTTAAAGCAATCTATAATTTCCTTTACCTTGACAGAATAAAAGCCTTCTGGATGGGGCTAAAAGAAGGCTTCAGTGATATTTCTAATGCCTTGAAACCTTTAAAGGATGCTTTTTCAAATTTAGCTAAAGCACTTGAACCGGTTTTTCAAACAATAGCAAAAGTTTTTGGATTTAAGTACTCTCCAGACAATAATGCCTTTATTGCTTTTGCAAGAATAGGGATATTAGTAGGTAAGGGTCTTGTTACCATTATCTCAATAATTGCTAACCGCATTGCAGAATTTATAAATTTTGTTGCAGCAGCTGTTAGATTTGGTATAAAGATCGTAAACACAATAGTTGATGCATTTGAAAAAGTAAAAAGTTATCTAAAAAATTTCAATCTGTTTGATATCGGAAGAAATATAATAGAAGGACTTTTAGCCGGGATAAAATCTACGGTTTCTAAACCAGTAGAAGCTGTAAAAAACGTTGCCAAAGATATAGTCGGTGGAATCAAAAGCTTTTTAGGAATACAATCACCATCCAAAGTTTTTGCAGAAATAGGCTTATTTACACTTGAAGGACTAAAAATCGGGTTCCTGAAAAAAGAAAAAGAGATCTTTAAACTTTTTTCAGATTTTGCAGTTAATTTAAAAAATCCTTTTAAAGAAAAAAATGAACCGGATATCCCTTCTCCTATGAAAAACGTTAATAAATCTGAAAGCAAATCTGTTACAGTAATAATCAAACAATTGGTTATAAACACACAAGCCAAGAATGCTAAAGAAATAGCCCAAGAAATCCCAAAAGAAATAGAAAAGTTAGATTGGGGAACTCTTGCAGAAAACATTTAA